CCCCATGGCTGCGGACCTCTTCTTGTTCTCTGGTGCCCTTTACTTCTTGCCCGGCCCCTCGACGGAATCGTCGGCGACGGGATCGTTGCCGCCCACGATGAGGCCTGTCCGGAGGCTGGGTGCTGCCACACCGCCCGCGGCCTTCTTGGAGCCGCGGCGTTCGATCCAGATCGCGATCCGGGAGACCGTGAGGTTGATCAGGATGTAAATCGCAGCGCCCACGAAGAACGCGGGGAACAGGAAGTCCGGACCCAGGAAGTCAGCCATGATCTGGATCTTCCGGAGCAGTTCCTCGTAGCCCACGATGTAGCCGAGCGACGTGTCCTTCAGGAGCACGACGAGCTGCGCCACCAAGGACGGCAACATGCGGCGTACAGCCTGCGGGAATTCGATAATCATGCGCGACTGGAAGCTGCGCAGGCCGATGGCCAGGCCGGCTTCACGTTGGCCCTTGGGCAGCGACTGGATGCCTGCACGCAGGATCTCGGCGAAGATGGCGGCGTTGTAGAGCACCAGGCCCACAACCACCGCTTGGAACTGTCCGGTGGCGAACACCAGCAGGACGAACAACATCATGAGGACGACCGGCATGCCGCGGAGGAACTCGAGGACCACCTGCGTCGGAATCCGAACCCACGGGATCAATGAGATTCTCAGGAGGCAGAGCGCAATTCCCAGCGGAAAGGCAATGATCGCTGCCACGGCCGCCGCGGTCAGCGTGGAGATGATGCCCTGGCCGATCAGGTTCCAGACATCCGGCGCCATGGGACCGTAGAAGATTTCCCAGCGGTCGGCGTCGAAAATGCCCTGCTGCGCAAGCGTGATGACGGCGATGGCCAGCACGCCAAGGATCAGGACGATCCCGGCCGCCGAACCGATGAGCGAGTAGAGGCGGGCCTTGGGCCCCGGGACGTCGTAAAGGACCGAGGTCATCGGGCAATCGCCACCTTTCGTTCAACAAAGTGCGCCAGGAGGCCCAAAGGAACCGTGATGAGGAGGTAGAAGAACGCCACCCCGAGCAGGATCCAAAGGACCTGGTTGCCGTAGTCATTGGAGAGCTGGCGGCCGTAGCCGAACAACTCGAGGACGAAGAAGGCGCCGGCAACCGAAGAGTTCTTGACCAAGGCGATCAGGATGTTGATCAAGGGCGGAACCACGGTGCGGACAGCCTGGGGCAGGACGATGAAGCCCAAAACCTGGGTGAAGGTCATGCCGACGCTTCGGGCTGCTTCTGCCTGTCCCACCGGAACACTGTTAACGCCGGAACGGACGGCTTCGGCGATGAAGGCGGCCGTGTAGCTGCTCAGTGCGATGATGGCGGCGACTTCGAATTGGTCGAACTTCACTCCCAGCCTGGGGAGGACGATTGCGGAGAAGAAGAAGATGATCGTCAGTGGCGTGTTCCGGGCGACTTCCACGTAGAACATGCTGAAGCCGCGGAGCGCAGCAACGGGCGAGACCCTCATGGCCGCGAGGATGGTTCCTACGACGAGGGCGATGATTCCTGAGATGACGGAGAGGTAGAGGGTGCGGAGAAATCCGTCCCAGTATTGGGGGAGGCTTGCTATGACGGCGTCCATGGCTTCCTTTTGCTGCAGCTGATCACGGAACAGGGTCCTGGTTCAGGAACTGCCGCCGTCCCATGGGAGGGACGGCGGCAGCTGCTGGACTGACTGCTAGTAGCGGTCGACGGCCGGAAGCTCAGGTGCGGTCTTGATGACCTTGCCTGCCGTAGCTTCCCAAGCCTTCTTGTAGTCGCCGTCCTTCTGGATGGCTTCAAGCTGGTCGTTGATCC
This is a stretch of genomic DNA from Paenarthrobacter ureafaciens. It encodes these proteins:
- a CDS encoding amino acid ABC transporter permease, translated to MTSVLYDVPGPKARLYSLIGSAAGIVLILGVLAIAVITLAQQGIFDADRWEIFYGPMAPDVWNLIGQGIISTLTAAAVAAIIAFPLGIALCLLRISLIPWVRIPTQVVLEFLRGMPVVLMMLFVLLVFATGQFQAVVVGLVLYNAAIFAEILRAGIQSLPKGQREAGLAIGLRSFQSRMIIEFPQAVRRMLPSLVAQLVVLLKDTSLGYIVGYEELLRKIQIMADFLGPDFLFPAFFVGAAIYILINLTVSRIAIWIERRGSKKAAGGVAAPSLRTGLIVGGNDPVADDSVEGPGKK
- a CDS encoding amino acid ABC transporter permease is translated as MDAVIASLPQYWDGFLRTLYLSVISGIIALVVGTILAAMRVSPVAALRGFSMFYVEVARNTPLTIIFFFSAIVLPRLGVKFDQFEVAAIIALSSYTAAFIAEAVRSGVNSVPVGQAEAARSVGMTFTQVLGFIVLPQAVRTVVPPLINILIALVKNSSVAGAFFVLELFGYGRQLSNDYGNQVLWILLGVAFFYLLITVPLGLLAHFVERKVAIAR